The proteins below are encoded in one region of Tamandua tetradactyla isolate mTamTet1 chromosome 9, mTamTet1.pri, whole genome shotgun sequence:
- the MOB2 gene encoding MOB kinase activator 2 isoform X2 → MDWLMGKSKAKPNGKKPAPEEKKIYLEPEYTKSRITDFEFKELVVLPREIDLNEWLASNTTTFFHHINLQYSTISEFCTGETCQTMAVCHTQYHWYDERGKKVKCTAPQYVDFVMSSVQKLVTDEDVFPTKYGREFPTSFEALVKKICKYLFHVLAHIYSSHFKETLALELHGHLNTLYTHFLLFVREFSLVDPKEMAVMDDLTEVLCSSPGAGGGGDGSGGAQNHVKER, encoded by the exons GAAGTCTAAAGCCAAGCCGAATGGAAAGAAACCCGCTCCAGAAGAGAAGAAGATCTATCTGGAGCCAGAGTATACCAAATCCAGAATCACCGATTTTGAGTTCAAGGAGCTGGTGGTGCTGCCCCGGGAAATCGATCTCAACGAGTGGCTGGCAAGCAACA caACAACTTTTTTCCACCACATCAACCTACAGTACAGCACAATCTCAGAATTTTGCACCGGAGAGACGTGTCAGACGATGGCTGTGTGCCACAC ACAGTACCACTGGTATGACGAGCGGGGAAAGAAGGTCAAGTGCACGGCTCCTCAGTACGTCGACTTCGTCATGAGCTCCGTTCAGAAGCTGGTGACAGATGAGGACGTTTTCCCCACAAAATACG GCAGAGAATTCCCCACCTCCTTCGAGGCCCTGGTGAAGAAGATCTGCAAGTACCTGTTCCACGTGCTGGCGCACATCTACTCCTCCCACTTCAAGGAGACCCTGGCCCTCGAGCTGCACGGACACTTGAACACGCTGTACACCCACTTCCTCCTTTTCGTCAGGGAGTTCAGCCTGGTTGACCCTAAGGAGATGGCCGTCATGGACGACCTCACGGAGGTCCTGTGCAGCAGTCCAGGCGCCGGCGGGGGCGGTGATGGGAGCGGTGGGGCACAGAACCACGTGAAGGAGAGATGA
- the MOB2 gene encoding MOB kinase activator 2 isoform X1, with the protein MHRDHYHLPAAPTLLSQPPNPRLSCKMVLQAVSKVLRKSKAKPNGKKPAPEEKKIYLEPEYTKSRITDFEFKELVVLPREIDLNEWLASNTTTFFHHINLQYSTISEFCTGETCQTMAVCHTQYHWYDERGKKVKCTAPQYVDFVMSSVQKLVTDEDVFPTKYGREFPTSFEALVKKICKYLFHVLAHIYSSHFKETLALELHGHLNTLYTHFLLFVREFSLVDPKEMAVMDDLTEVLCSSPGAGGGGDGSGGAQNHVKER; encoded by the exons ATGCACAGAGACCACTATCATCTGCCCGCAGCCCCTACTCTACTCAGCCAGCCCCCCAACCCAAGGCTGAGCTGCAAAATGGTTCTTCAGGCCGTCAGCAAAGTGCTCAG GAAGTCTAAAGCCAAGCCGAATGGAAAGAAACCCGCTCCAGAAGAGAAGAAGATCTATCTGGAGCCAGAGTATACCAAATCCAGAATCACCGATTTTGAGTTCAAGGAGCTGGTGGTGCTGCCCCGGGAAATCGATCTCAACGAGTGGCTGGCAAGCAACA caACAACTTTTTTCCACCACATCAACCTACAGTACAGCACAATCTCAGAATTTTGCACCGGAGAGACGTGTCAGACGATGGCTGTGTGCCACAC ACAGTACCACTGGTATGACGAGCGGGGAAAGAAGGTCAAGTGCACGGCTCCTCAGTACGTCGACTTCGTCATGAGCTCCGTTCAGAAGCTGGTGACAGATGAGGACGTTTTCCCCACAAAATACG GCAGAGAATTCCCCACCTCCTTCGAGGCCCTGGTGAAGAAGATCTGCAAGTACCTGTTCCACGTGCTGGCGCACATCTACTCCTCCCACTTCAAGGAGACCCTGGCCCTCGAGCTGCACGGACACTTGAACACGCTGTACACCCACTTCCTCCTTTTCGTCAGGGAGTTCAGCCTGGTTGACCCTAAGGAGATGGCCGTCATGGACGACCTCACGGAGGTCCTGTGCAGCAGTCCAGGCGCCGGCGGGGGCGGTGATGGGAGCGGTGGGGCACAGAACCACGTGAAGGAGAGATGA